The proteins below are encoded in one region of Sphaerodactylus townsendi isolate TG3544 linkage group LG06, MPM_Stown_v2.3, whole genome shotgun sequence:
- the SAMM50 gene encoding sorting and assembly machinery component 50 homolog, whose protein sequence is MGTVHARSLEPLPSSGADFGALGEESELIEVEPETKQEILENKDVVVQHVHFDGLGRTKDDIIMYEIGDVFKAKNLIDVMRKSHEAREKLLRLGIFRQVEVLIDTCQGDDALPNGLDVTFEVTELRRLTGSYNTMVGNNEGSMVLGLKLPNIFGRAEKVTFQFSYGTKETSYGLSFFKPQPGHFERNVSLNLYKVTGQFPWSSLRETDRGISTEISFPIWKTNHTLKWEGVWRELGCLARTASFSVREESGHSLKSSVSHAMVVDSRKSSILPRKGALLKINQELAGYAGGDVSFLKEDFELQLNRPFLWDSVFSASLWGGMLVPIGDKPSSIADRFYLGGPTSVRGFNMYSIGPQSEGDYLGGEAYWAGGLHWYTPLPFRPGRGGFGDLFRTHFFLNAGNLCNLNYGEGPKAHLRKLAEYIRWSYGAGIVLRLGNIARLELNYCVPMGVQSGDRICDGIQFGAGIRFL, encoded by the exons AGTCTGGAGCCACTTCCTTCGAGTGGGGCCGATTTTGGTGCTTTAGGAGAAGAATCTGAACTAATTGAAGTTGAACCAGAAACCAAACAGGAAATTTTGGAAAATAAAGAT GTTGTGGTTCAGCATGTACACTTTGATGGACTTGGGAGGACCAAAGACGACATTATTATGTACGAAATTGGTGATGTTTTCAAGGCTAAAAATCTCATTGAT GTCATGAGGAAATCACACGAAGCTCGTGAAAAGCTGCTCCGGCTAGGAATTTTTAGACAGGTGGAGGTTCTGATCGATACATGTCAAG GAGATGATGCTCTTCCAAATGGTTTGGATGTGACGTTTGAAGTAACGGAACTGAGAAGGTTAACGGGAAGCTATAACACTATGGTTGGCAATAATGAAGGGAGCATG GTACTTGGACTCAAGCTCCCTAATATCTTTGGACGTGCTGAGAAGGTGACATTTCAGTTTTCTTACGGCACCAAGGAAACGTCGTATGGCCTGTCTTTCTTTAAACCACAGCCTGGACACTTTGAGAGAAA TGTTTCTCTCAATCTGTATAAAGTAACGGGGCAGTTCCCATGGAGTTCTCTTCGCGAGACTGACCGAGGAATATCAACAGAAATCAGT TTTCCAATATGGAAGACGAACCACACGTTAAAATGGGAAGGTGTCTGGAGAGAGCTTGGCTGCCTTGCAAGAACAGCATCCTTTTCTGTTCGAGAAGAAAGTGGACACTCGCTCAAGTCTTCTGTCTct CATGCAATGGTGGTTGATTCTCGAAAATCCTCGATCTTGCCCAGAAAAGGTGCTTTGCTGAAAATAAATCAG GAGCTGGCTGGTTACGCAGGTGGTGATGTGAGCTTTCTAAAAGAGGACTTCGAGCTTCAGTTGAATAGGCCTTTTCTGTGGGACTCA gttttctcaGCTTCGTTGTGGGGGGGAATGTTGGTTCCGATTGGAGATAAACCATCCAGCATCGCTGACAG attttatCTTGGTGGACCAACAAGTGTGCGTGGATTCAATATGTACAGCATTGGACCTCAGAGCGAAG GTGATTACCTTGGAGGTGAAGCTTACTGGGCTGGTGGCCTACATTGGTATACACCTCTCCCTTTTCGTCCTGGCCGTGGAGGATTTGGAGATCTCTTTCGAACACACTTTTTCCTTAATGCTGGTAACCTTTGCAACCTTAACTACG GAGAAGGTCCTAAAGCTCATCTTCGTAAGCTAGCGGAGTATATTCGGTGGTCTTATGGTGCTGGAATAGTTCTCAGGCTTGGAAATATCGCTCGATTAGAACTCAATTACTGTGTCCCTATGGGGGTACAAAGTGGAGACAG AATATGTGATGGAATTCAGTTTGGAGCTGGAATAAGATTCCTGTAA